The following proteins are co-located in the Thermodesulfovibrionales bacterium genome:
- the rplD gene encoding 50S ribosomal protein L4: MEIEIRDINNAVVGKYTTDKFDLTSVKKEVIHQAVVNYLANQRQGTHSTKTRGEVRGGGRKPWRQKHTGRARQGSIRSPLWVGGGIVFGPKPRDYYYELPKKLKRVALKEAIEGKISDNELILIDNIKLEKPKTKDMVTILKRLGIDGSVLIIAPEKDDNLILSSRNIPGVTVRRVADVNAYDIVSHDRVIIFKEAMSKLEAERI, from the coding sequence ATGGAGATAGAGATCAGGGACATAAACAATGCAGTTGTAGGAAAATACACTACAGATAAGTTTGACCTGACATCAGTGAAAAAAGAGGTGATTCACCAGGCAGTGGTCAATTATCTTGCCAACCAGCGACAGGGAACACATTCAACAAAGACAAGGGGCGAAGTGCGTGGAGGTGGAAGAAAACCCTGGAGGCAGAAGCATACTGGTAGAGCTAGACAGGGAAGTATAAGATCTCCTTTATGGGTTGGAGGTGGCATTGTTTTTGGACCAAAACCAAGGGATTATTACTATGAGCTTCCCAAAAAATTAAAAAGGGTTGCCCTTAAAGAAGCTATCGAGGGCAAGATCAGTGATAATGAACTTATTTTAATAGACAATATAAAACTTGAAAAACCAAAAACAAAAGATATGGTAACCATTTTGAAGAGACTGGGAATTGATGGAAGTGTATTAATAATCGCACCTGAGAAGGATGATAATCTGATCCTTTCTTCAAGAAATATACCCGGAGTTACAGTAAGAAGGGTTGCTGATGTTAATGCCTATGATATAGTTAGCCATGACAGAGTCATTATCTTTAAAGAGGCAATGAGTAAACTGGAGGCTGAAAGGATATGA
- the rplW gene encoding 50S ribosomal protein L23, translating into MNLTIYDVIKRPLFTEKGHFLKERENKILLEVHPDANKIMIKQAVEELFKVKVEKVNIINTKGKKRRRGRYEGFTSGIKKAIITLKPGEKLDFIEGA; encoded by the coding sequence ATGAACCTTACAATATACGATGTAATAAAAAGACCGCTCTTTACTGAAAAAGGTCATTTCCTCAAGGAAAGAGAAAATAAGATATTACTTGAGGTTCATCCTGATGCAAACAAGATAATGATTAAGCAGGCAGTGGAAGAACTTTTCAAGGTTAAGGTTGAGAAGGTAAATATAATAAATACCAAGGGAAAAAAAAGAAGACGCGGCCGCTATGAGGGCTTTACCTCAGGGATAAAAAAGGCAATAATCACATTAAAGCCTGGAGAAAAACTTGATTTCATTGAAGGAGCGTGA